Part of the Limisphaerales bacterium genome, AGGCCGGCGGCGTGCAGATGCGCGAGTGCTTCGGCGAGTACGCAGCCGGTGGTGAGGGTGATTTCGAAGGGTAAAGGTTTGCCGGGGGTTTGGGTGGCGGCGAGGGTGTGCGGGGTGTAGTCGGCTTCATCGGGATTGTGCTCGCCGGTGAGGTCGTCGGCCAGTTCCATGACGTAATAGAAAAACCCGCGTTCATCGTTGCGGCCGACGTGGTAAACGGGGATGAGGCCGGGGTGGGAACGGCTGACGGGGCTGTAGGCTTGGATGCCGCGGAATTCGCGCTCGTAATGTTTATCCTCATCGAAGCGCTCGCGCTGGACGATTTTGAGCGCGCGGTATTCGCCGGTAAGGGCGCGGGCGAGCCAAACTTCGCCGTAGCCGCCCTTGCCGATGCGGCGCAGAAGTTGATAATCGGGGATGTTCATTTCACAAAAAACGGCCCGAAAAACCGGTTAAAATTTCTGGAGCCAGATACCCGACTTGAACGGGTGACCTGCAGGTTACAAAACTGCTGCTCTACCAACTGAGCTAATCTGGCGCGCGGGAAAGGTAGTTTGCGCGGGCGGTTTTGTCGAGGGAGGGTTTTGGGGGTTGATCCTCTTCATCAACCGCCGTCGTTGGCGGCTCATCCGTAGCGTTTGACTAACAAGCGGCTGCGGGAGGCTTCGAGAGCCATTCGGAAGTCTTCGAAGCTGGCGTAGCGTTTCTCGGGGTCTTTGTGCATGGAGCGCAGGATGGCGGCTTCGGTGTCTTTGCTGACGCTGCTGACGAGTTTGCGCGGCGGATGCAGGCGGGTTTTGACGTGCATCCACACGGTTTCCTCCACGGTGGGGGCGTCGAAAGGGACGCGTCCGGTGAGGGCATGGTACATGGTGGCGCCGAGGGAATACATGTCGGAACGGAAATCCTGCCGACCGAGAGCCACGCGTTCGGGGGCGATATAAAATGGGGTGCCAACGAGGCCATCGGGGTGGCGACCTTCGTCGGTGCGGCGGGCGATGCCGAAGTCGGTGAGCTTGGGTTCGCCGTCGGCGTTGTAAAGTATATTGTCGGGCTTGAGGTCGAGGTGGATCATTCCTTTTTTGGCGACCAACTCGAGCGCGGATGAAATTTTAACGCCGACGTCGAGCACATACAGCTCGTCCACGCGGCCATGTTTTTGGATGAGGGCATCAAGGTCGCCGCGGTCGGCCACTTCCATCACGAGAAACTTGTGGCCATCGTCTTCACCGTAGTTGTAAACCTGCACGATGTGGGTGTGGTTGAGCGAGGCTTGATAGCGGGCTTCTTTAAAAAAACCATCCATCGCGTTGACGTCCCGTGTAAACTCCGGCTTCATCAGTTTCACCGCCACGTCGCGATCAAGAATTTCATCACGTGCTCGGAATACCGTGGCCATGCCGCCGGAGCCGATCACCGATCGCAGCTCAAACTGCCGCAGCTTCACGGGCGTCATCACCGAGTGCCCGCAGTTTTTGCAGTTGGCATATTGAAACATTCCCGTATCGGACGGGATAAACGTCTGCGTATTGCAGCGCTCGCACGGAACCATGCGCATGGCGCGTCTGGGTGGGGATGTGCTCATTTGGCTCATTGACTCACTCAAGGTAGACGGGTCTGACGCTGGTTGATGGCGTCGGATTCATTTCCCATTGCTGGACAGATTGTATCAGTTAGGCAGCGAGTTGCAATGGCAAACGAAGCGATTTACGTTGCCAAGCCAGTCATATTTTGGTAATAAATAATCCGATTTATTGCGGCGATCCAATCGCCGCATTTGCCATGAAAAACCTGACGCTTTGGATGCGCGGGCTGGGGCTGCTGCTCCTGCTGGCGGGAGTGGTGGATCTCGCAGCCACCGAAACCGAAGGGGCCCACGCTGGGCACGAACACGATGAGCATCACGCTCATGGTGTGGATGGCGGGGGGCTGAGCGTGTGGTGGGTGCTGCCTTTTGGAGGCATGCTGCTCTCCATCGCGCTGGGGCCATTGGTGGCGGCGCATTTTTGGCACAGCCATTATGGCAAAGTGGCTGCGGGCTGGATTGCTGTGTTCGCCGTGCCTTTTCTTGTTTCGTTTGGCGGCCACGGCTTTTATGAAATCCTCCACATTGTGCTGCTGGATTACGTGCCGTTTATCATATTGCTGGCGGCACTCTTCACCGCCGCAGGCGGTATTTGCCTCAAAGGTTCCCTGCGGGGATCGCCGATGGTGAACACGGCCATTCTTTTAATCGGTACAGTGCTGGCCAGTTGGATGGGAACCACCGGCGCGGCGATGCTGCTCATTCGGCCTATCTTGCGCGCCAACGCCTGGCGCAAGCATCGCGTGCATGTGGTCGTGTTTTTCATTTTTCTGGTGGCTAACATTGGCGGTTCGCTGACGCCGCTGGGTGATCCGCCACTCTTCCTCGGATTCCTCAAAGGTGTGGATTTTTTCTGGACGATGAAGCTGCTTCCCGTGATGGCCCCGGTGTCGGTAGCATTGCTGATTATTTTCTTCATCGTGGATACGATGATGTTCCGCAAAGAAGGCGAAGCCCCCGATGACGGCGAGAAAGTGCCGCTCAAACTCGAAGGCGCTTTAAACTTCGCGATGGTGGGCCTGATTATCGGTGCGATTTTATTTTCCAAATCACTGGGTGATAGTAAATTCAAGGATGCCACCGTGGCAGAGGAAAAAATGGGGATTATCGTAAATTCCAGTGAATCATCCGATCCTGTTAAAGGGGCTTTGATGCGTGAGGATTCCGATGAAACATATATTGTAATCAAGCAAGTCAATGAAACTGAGATAATAATCCCTGTTGCATCCATCACTGAGAGAAAAACATCGCCAAAAGCTATTGCGCCGTCTGAGTTGTTTGCCTTGGAAGAAAAAATGAAAAAAGCCAAGGATAAGTTAAAAAAATATGTAAAAAACAATCCGAGTGTTAAATTTGATGAATCCAACGAGGCCTATCACACCACACGCGTGGAGCATTTGCATTCAATTGCCGAGGTAAACAAGATACGCGCAAAGATATCACACGACGAGGCAACGGGACTGCACATTTTCGGCGTTACTGTGCCTTATTCAAATTTAGTGCGCGATGGGTTGTTGATATTGATCGCGTTCATCAGCCTACGTATCACGCCAATGTTTCGGACGCAAAAGGATGAACACGGTCACGAAGTGGCCGCCGAAGGCGAGGAGGAAACCAATGTGCGAGCCGCCAATGGCTTTACTTGGGAACCGATCCTTGAGGTGGCCAAGCTCTTTATTGCCATCTTTATATGTATGATTCCGGCTCTGTTAATTCTAAAAGCCGGCGTGGATGGCGGTCTCAAAAGCGTTATCCTGATGGTGCAGACGAGCACAAATGATCCTATTAACGCGATGTATTTCTGGCTCACCGGCGTGCTATCTAGCTTCCTCGATAATGCGCCGACGTATGTGGTGTTCTTTAACACCGCCGGTGGCGACCCCACTTCGCTGATGGGCAAAGGCGGAATGTTCGACATAAACGTCGGCAGCACGCTGCTGGCCATCAGTTGCGGCGCGGTGTTTATGGGCGCCAACACCTACATCGGTAATGCGCCCAACTTTATGGTAAAGGCCATTGCCGAAGAAAATGGCGTGAAGATGCCCAGCTTCTTCGGCTACATGGCCTGGAGCGCGGCGATTCTAATTCCCGTCTTCATTGTCGTATCAATCTTTTACTTTTAAGGGATGGTAGGGACGCGAACGGGCGTCCCTACCCTCGACCTTGCGCTTGGTTTGTGGCAAAACGCCACGGCGTATGCGGCTGCTTTATAACATTCTTTTCCCTGTTTTTTTTCTGCTTAGCGCGCCGTATTATTTTTGGAAACTATGGCGGCGCGGGAATTGGCGCGCGGGCTTCGGGCAACGGTTTGGCGGGTACGGCGACTTAGCGGCAAAATTGCGTGGCAAAAAAGTGCTGTGGTTGCACGCAGTTTCAGTGGGTGAAGCAAATCTTTCAGTGCAGCTCGTTGAAAAACTACGCGGACAATTGGAGGGCTGGACCTTCGTGGTGTCCACCACCACCACCACCGGCATGGGCGAGCTGGCGCGCAAGCTGCCAGCGGACGTGCATCGGGTTTATTATCCGGTGGATTGGATGCCCTTTGTGCGGCGGGCTTTTCGTGCGCTGAACCCTGCGGCGATCGTTTTGGTGGAGGCGGAAATTTGGCCCAACCTTTTTTGGCGCGCGCGTGACGTGGGGGTACCGATGCATTTGGTGAACGCGCGCCTTTCGGAAAAATCCTTTCGCGGGTATCGGCGGTTTGGGGTTTTGTTCCGGCCTCTCTTCGCCTCATTGCAAACCGCCGGCGTTCACAATGAGGCGGATGCAAAGCGGTTGGCAGAACTAGGCACTGAATCCAAAGCTATCGCGGTCACCGGAAATATGAAATTCGATGGTGCGTTTGAAGCGGGCGCGGATGCGATGGATGCCCGCGCGTTATTACAGGAATTGAACGTGGCCGATGATGCGCCGGTATTGGTGGCGGGTAGCACGTTTGAAGGGGAAGAAATTCTATTGGCGGAATTATTGCCGCAATGGCGTGAGGCGTTTCCGAATTTGTTTTTGATTTTGGTGCCGCGGCACTTCGAACGCGCGGCGGCAGTGTTGGATCAATTGAAATCCACACAATTAAAAGTGGCCCGCCGCACGGCGATGGAGGCCGCGCCGGAAAATCCCGATGTGTTGTTGGTGGATAGCACGGGCGAATTGAAGTCGTTCTTCAAAGTGGCCACGGTGGTGTTCATGGGCAAGAGCCTCACGGCGCAGGGCGGGCAGAATCCGATTGAGCCGGCGGCGGCGGGGCGGGCAATTGTGTTTGGACCGTTCATGCAAAATTTCCGCGCCGTGGTGGGTGAATTGCTGGCGGCAAAGGGCGCGGTGCAAGTGGCGGATGAAGGGGAGTTGGCCGAAAAAATCCCTGTTTTACTGGGTAATTTAGAGCAACGCGAGGCTTTGGGTGAGGCGGCGCTCGGGGTGGTATCGGCAAACAAAGGCGCCTCGCAGCGAACGGCCGATTGGCTCGGGCAAACGCTGCGGGCGTTGGCTAAGTAGTGTGCCTCCGGACTAAAAGTTGGGCTCGGGCTTGCGCTTCAAGAGTTTCTTGATTTGATCGCGCTTGCCTTCCTGCATCATACGCCACATTTGAATGACCCGTTCGTGGGTTACTAGCTTCCCAACTACGCGCTTGTCGTATTGGTCGTCATAGAATTCCACGAAGCCATTCTCGTAGACGTCGAGTTTCCATCCTTCGTCGTCGTGCAGAGTGATGTTTAAATACTCCGTGCCGGGTGTCTCGAGTTCCTCGAGTAT contains:
- a CDS encoding serine/threonine protein kinase encodes the protein MRMVPCERCNTQTFIPSDTGMFQYANCKNCGHSVMTPVKLRQFELRSVIGSGGMATVFRARDEILDRDVAVKLMKPEFTRDVNAMDGFFKEARYQASLNHTHIVQVYNYGEDDGHKFLVMEVADRGDLDALIQKHGRVDELYVLDVGVKISSALELVAKKGMIHLDLKPDNILYNADGEPKLTDFGIARRTDEGRHPDGLVGTPFYIAPERVALGRQDFRSDMYSLGATMYHALTGRVPFDAPTVEETVWMHVKTRLHPPRKLVSSVSKDTEAAILRSMHKDPEKRYASFEDFRMALEASRSRLLVKRYG
- a CDS encoding sodium:proton antiporter; protein product: MKNLTLWMRGLGLLLLLAGVVDLAATETEGAHAGHEHDEHHAHGVDGGGLSVWWVLPFGGMLLSIALGPLVAAHFWHSHYGKVAAGWIAVFAVPFLVSFGGHGFYEILHIVLLDYVPFIILLAALFTAAGGICLKGSLRGSPMVNTAILLIGTVLASWMGTTGAAMLLIRPILRANAWRKHRVHVVVFFIFLVANIGGSLTPLGDPPLFLGFLKGVDFFWTMKLLPVMAPVSVALLIIFFIVDTMMFRKEGEAPDDGEKVPLKLEGALNFAMVGLIIGAILFSKSLGDSKFKDATVAEEKMGIIVNSSESSDPVKGALMREDSDETYIVIKQVNETEIIIPVASITERKTSPKAIAPSELFALEEKMKKAKDKLKKYVKNNPSVKFDESNEAYHTTRVEHLHSIAEVNKIRAKISHDEATGLHIFGVTVPYSNLVRDGLLILIAFISLRITPMFRTQKDEHGHEVAAEGEEETNVRAANGFTWEPILEVAKLFIAIFICMIPALLILKAGVDGGLKSVILMVQTSTNDPINAMYFWLTGVLSSFLDNAPTYVVFFNTAGGDPTSLMGKGGMFDINVGSTLLAISCGAVFMGANTYIGNAPNFMVKAIAEENGVKMPSFFGYMAWSAAILIPVFIVVSIFYF
- a CDS encoding 3-deoxy-D-manno-octulosonic acid transferase, giving the protein MRLLYNILFPVFFLLSAPYYFWKLWRRGNWRAGFGQRFGGYGDLAAKLRGKKVLWLHAVSVGEANLSVQLVEKLRGQLEGWTFVVSTTTTTGMGELARKLPADVHRVYYPVDWMPFVRRAFRALNPAAIVLVEAEIWPNLFWRARDVGVPMHLVNARLSEKSFRGYRRFGVLFRPLFASLQTAGVHNEADAKRLAELGTESKAIAVTGNMKFDGAFEAGADAMDARALLQELNVADDAPVLVAGSTFEGEEILLAELLPQWREAFPNLFLILVPRHFERAAAVLDQLKSTQLKVARRTAMEAAPENPDVLLVDSTGELKSFFKVATVVFMGKSLTAQGGQNPIEPAAAGRAIVFGPFMQNFRAVVGELLAAKGAVQVADEGELAEKIPVLLGNLEQREALGEAALGVVSANKGASQRTADWLGQTLRALAK